Proteins from a single region of Peromyscus eremicus chromosome 9, PerEre_H2_v1, whole genome shotgun sequence:
- the LOC131920076 gene encoding olfactory receptor 4K15, whose product MNETNYSRVTEFVLLGLSSSKELQPFLFLIFSLLYLAILLGNFLIILTVNSDSRLHTPMYFLLANLSFIDICVASFATPKMLADFLVERKTISFNACLAQIFFVHLFTGGEMVLLVSMAYDRYVAICKPLHYMTIMSRRVCIILVIISWCVGFIHTTSQLAFTVNLPFCGPNQVDSFFCDLPLVTKLACIDTYVVSLLIVADSGFLSMSSFLLLVVSYTVILITVRNRSSASMAKARSTLTAHITVVTLFFGPCIFIYVWPFSSYSVDKVLAVFYTIFTPILNPVIYTLRNKEVKAAMSKLRSRYLKPGQVSALIRNVLIMETK is encoded by the coding sequence ATGAATGAAACAAATTACTCTCGGGTAACAGAGTTTGTGCTGTTGGGCCTGTCAAGTTCAAAGGAGCTCCAGCCTTTCCTATTTCTCATATTTTCACTCCTGTACCTAGCAATCCTGCTGGGCAACTTCCTCATTATCCTCACAGTGAATTCAGACTCCCGACTTCATACTCCCATGTACTTTCTGCTTGCAAATTTATCTTTTATAGATATATGTGTGGCTTCTTTTGCTACACCCAAAATGCTTGCTGACTTTCTGGTTGAACGAAAAACTATATCCTTTAATGCCTGCTTGGCTCAGATTTTCTTTGTGCATCTCTTTACTGGTGGTGAGATGGTACTTCTTGTATCCATGGCCTACGATCGCTACGTTGCAATATGCAAACCTCTCCACTATATGACAATCATGAGTCGCCGTGTATGTATTATTCTGGTCATCATCTCCTGGTGTGTGGGTTTCATTCATACAACTAGCCAGTTGGCATTCACTGTTAACTTGCCATTTTGTGGTCCTAACCAGGTGGACAGTTTTTTCTGTGATCTCCCACTGGTGACCAAGTTAGCTTGCATAGACACTTATGTTGTCAGCTTACTGATAGTTGCAGATAGTGGCTTTCTCTCCATGAGTTCATTTCTCCTCTTGGTTGTCTCCTACACTGTGATTCTCATTACAGTTAGGAATCGCTCCTCTGCTAGCATGGCCAAGGCCCGCTCCACCCTAACTGCTCACATCACTGTAGTCACACTCTTCTTTGGACCATGCATCTTCATCTATGTGTGGCCCTTTAGCAGTTATTCAGTTGACAAAGTCCTTGCTGTGTTCTACACCATCTTTACACCCATATTAAACCCAGTTATCTACACTTTGAGAAACAAAGAAGTAAAAGCAGCAATGTCAAAGCTGAGGAGTCGCTATCTGAAGCCTGGACAGGTTTCTGCACTGATTAGAAATGTTCTTATTATGGAAACAAAGTAA